A region from the Corylus avellana chromosome ca7, CavTom2PMs-1.0 genome encodes:
- the LOC132186186 gene encoding probable cadmium/zinc-transporting ATPase HMA1, chloroplastic yields the protein MEILTLPHSLRSTTKFRPFPTCTKLPPLNSFKPFSKPALQFPIIRFKPLSPPFNSPNFRLSQLRCAAKATDHHHHEDHEHHHQHHHHHHHHHCDEDDKLSGPQRALIGFARAVRWTHLADFLREHLQLCCCSAALFLAAAACPYVVPKPAVKPLQNAFMIVAFPLVGVSASLDALTDIVGGKVNIHVLMALAGFASIFMGNSLEGGLLLAMFNLAHIAEEYFTSRAMVDVKELKENYPDFALVLELVDDELPNTSDFTYKKVPVHDVEVGSYILVGAGESVPVDCEVFQGSATITVEHLTGEVKPLETTVGDRIPGGARNLDGRMIVKTRKTWKESTLSRIVQLTEEAQLNKPKLQRWLDEFGDNYSKVVVVLSVAVAVIGPFLFKWPFISTTACRGSVYRALGLMVAASPCALAVAPLAYATAISSCARKGILLKGGHVLDALASCHTIAFDKTGTLTTGGLMFKAIEPIFGHQARKSRSDFACCCVPSCEKEALAVASAMEKGTTHPIGRAVVDHSIGKDLPSVSVESFEYFPGRGLIATLNGTESGTAGVKLLKASLGSVDFITSFCKSEDESKKIKDAVNASSYGSEFVHAALSVNQKVTLIHLEDRPRPGVLDVIVELRDQAKLRVMMLTGDHESSAWRVANAVGISEVYCSLKPEDKLSHVKDVSRNMGRGLIMVGEGINDAPALAAATVGIVLAQRASATATAVADVLLLQDTISAVPFCIAKSRQTTSLVKQNVALALSSIFLASLPSVLGFLPLWLTVLLHEGGTLLVCLNSIRALNDPTWSWKQDLWHLVHEIKSRLLLFSKRNSSSGSIRAATQ from the exons ATGGAAATCCTAACCCTCCCTCATTCACTCCGCTCCACCACCAAATTCCGACCCTTCCCCACTTGCACAAAGCTCCCTCCACTCAACTCGTTCAAACCTTTTTCCAAACCAGCCCTCCAATTTCCCATAATTCGATTCAAACCTCTCTCTCCCCCGTTCAATTCCCCGAATTTCCGTCTCTCTCAACTCCGTTGCGCCGCCAAGGCCACCGATCACCACCACCACGAGGACCACGAGCACCATCACCAacatcaccatcaccaccaccaccaccattgcGATGAGGACGACAAGCTGAGCGGGCCTCAGAGAGCGCTGATCGGGTTCGCGAGAGCGGTCCGATGGACGCACTTGGCGGATTTCCTGCGGGAGCACTTGCAGTTGTGTTGCTGCTCCGCGGCTCTTTTTCTGGCTGCCGCTGCTTGTCCTTACGTCGTGCCTAAGCCGGCGGTGAAGCCTCTGCAGAACGCTTTCATGATCGTCGCTTTTCCTCTAGTTGGG GTCTCTGCATCACTTGATGCCCTCACTGATATTGTTGGTGGAAAAGTAAATATCCATGTGTTAATGGCTCTTGCGGGCTTTGCATCAATCTTTATGGGGAACTCCTTAGAAGGAGGGTTACTTCTTGCCATGTTTAATCTTGCCCATATCG CTGAGGAGTATTTCACCAGCCGCGCAATGGTTGATGTTAAAGAATTGAAGGAGAATTATCCTGATTTTGCTCTTGTGCTGGAACTGGTTGATGATGAGCTTCCTAATACTTCTGATTTTACTTACAAAAAGGTTCCGGTGCATGACGTGGAAGTGGGCTCATATATCTTGGTTGGGGCGGGTGAG TCTGTGCCTGTAGATTGTGAAGTTTTCCAAGGCAGTGCAACCATTACTGTTGAGCATTTGACAGGGGAAGTCAAACCATTGGAGACAACTGTTGGAGACAGAATTCCTGGTGGTGCCAGAAATTTAGATGGTAGAATGATTGTGAAG ACAAGAAAGACGTGGAAAGAATCAACACTGAGTAGGATTGTGCAATTAACTGAAGAAGCTCAGTTGAATAAACCAAAGCTTCAAAGATGGCTGGATGAATTTGGTGACAATTACAGCAAGGTGGTTGTAGTGTTGTCCGTTGCTGTTGCTGTCATTGGCCCATTTTTGTTCAAGTGGCCATTCATTAGCACAACTG CCTGCAGAGGATCGGTTTACAGAGCATTGGGGCTCATGGTGGCAGCATCACCTTGTGCACTGGCTGTAGCTCCATTGGCATATGCTACTGCAATTAGTTCCTGTGCAAGGAAG GGAATACTGCTGAAAGGTGGGCATGTGCTAGATGCTCTAGCTTCTTGCCACACTATTGCATTTGATAAAACTGGGACTTTGACAACTGGAGGGCTCATGTTCAAAGCCATTGAACCGATTTTTGGACACCAGGCCAGAAAAAGCAGATCAGATTTTGCTTGCTGTTGTGTTCCCAGCTGTGAAAAAGAAGCTCTCGCAGTAGCTTCTGCCATGGAGAAGGGTACAACTCATCCTATTGGAAG AGCTGTTGTAGACCACAGTATAGGGAAAGATCTTCCTTCTGTTTCCGTTGAAAGTTTCGAGTATTTTCCTGGTAGAGGTCTCATTGCGACTCTCAATGGCACTGAG TCAGGAACTGCAGGGGTTAAACTGTTGAAAGCATCACTTGGTTCTGTAGATTTCATCACTTCGTTTTGTAAGTCAGAAGATGAATCAAAAAAGATCAAGGATGCTGTGAATGCATCTTCTTATGGAAGTGAGTTTGTTCATGCTGCTCTTTCTGTTAATCAAAAG GTAACATTGATTCACCTAGAGGATAGACCACGACCTGGCGTTTTAGATGTCATAGTAGAATTACGCGATCAAGCAAAGCTACGTGTAATGATGTTAACTGGTGATCATGAGTCTAGTGCATGGAGAGTGGCAAATGCCGTGGGCATCAGCGAAGTTTATTGCAGCTTGAAGCCTGAGGATAAGCTGAGTCATGTGAAGGACGTCTCAAGGAATATGG GGCGAGGTCTAATCATGGTTGGTGAAGGTATTAATGATGCACCAGCACTGGCTGCTGCCACTGTGGGAATTGTGCTTGCTCAACGCGCTAGTGCAACTGCTACAGCTGTTGCAGATGTGTTGTTGCTGCAGGACACTATTTCTGCCGTACCATTCTGTATCGCCAAGTCCCGGCAAACAACTTCACTG GTTAAACAAAATGTGGCCCTTGCTCTATCTTCTATTTTTCTCGCTTCTCTTCCATCTGTTTTGGGTTTCCTTCCCCTATGGTTAACG GTTCTTTTACATGAGGGCGGTACTCTTCTTGTTTGCCTTAATTCCATACGTGCGCTAAATGATCCGACATGGTCGTGGAAGCAGGATCTATGGCATTTGGTTCATGAAATTAAGTCTAGACTTCTGTTATTTAGTAAACGAAACTCTAGTTCAGGATCCATCCGGGCTGCAACTCAGTAG
- the LOC132186190 gene encoding transcription factor MYB73-like: protein MDRIKGPWSAEEDEALQRLVQKHGPRNWSLISKSIPGRSGKSCRLRWCNQLSPQVEHRAFTPEEDDTIIRAHARFGNKWATIARLLSGRTDNAIKNHWNSTLKRKYASMATEDAEGYDGNFAHQQPLKRSVSAGSGSSVPVYLNPSSPSGSDLSDYSSVPILPPSSHVYRPVARTGSVVPPMETTTSSSAPDPAANDPPTSLSLSLPGAADSCESSCQAVADAITIPLFPAAAAPVETSAAAEVNREEDRGIGLVPLSAELMAVMHEMIKKEVRSYMLEQSGGGGMCMGMGMREEDLFRNIKRMGISRIE, encoded by the coding sequence ATGGACCGGATCAAGGGCCCATGGAGCGCGGAGGAGGACGAGGCCCTACAGAGGCTTGTCCAGAAGCACGGCCCAAGAAATTGGTCCCTGATAAGCAAGTCCATACCGGGCCGGTCCGGGAAGTCGTGCAGGCTCAGGTGGTGCAACCAGCTGTCACCGCAGGTGGAGCACAGGGCATTCACGCCGGAGGAGGATGACACAATAATCAGGGCCCACGCGCGGTTCGGGAACAAGTGGGCTACAATCGCCCGGCTCCTGTCGGGTCGAACGGACAACGCGATTAAAAACCACTGGAACTCCACGCTTAAGCGCAAGTACGCGTCCATGGCCACAGAAGACGCCGAAGGGTATGATGGGAATTTCGCTCATCAGCAGCCGTTGAAGAGGTCCGTCAGTGCGGGTTCGGGTTCGAGCGTACCGGTTTATTTGAACCCGAGCAGTCCATCCGGGTCCGATTTGAGCGATTACTCCAGCGTTCCGATTTTGCCCCCATCGTCTCACGTGTACCGACCGGTGGCGAGGACCGGCAGCGTCGTGCCTCCGATGGAAACGACGACGTCTTCGTCGGCGCCGGATCCGGCGGCCAATGACCCTCCGACCTCGTTGTCTCTGTCCCTCCCAGGAGCGGCCGATTCTTGCGAATCATCTTGTCAAGCAGTGGCGGACGCAATAACGATACCTCTATTTCCGGCGGCAGCGGCGCCGGTGGAGACCTCTGCGGCGGCGGAGGTGAACCGGGAGGAGGATCGGGGAATTGGGTTGGTGCCGTTGAGTGCGGAGCTAATGGCAGTGATGCACGAGATGATAAAAAAGGAGGTGAGGAGCTATATGTTGGAGCagagtggtggtggtgggatGTGTATGGGTATGGGTATGAGGGAAGAGGATTTGTTTAGGAACATCAAGAGAATGGGGATCAGCAGGATCGAATAG